The Daucus carota subsp. sativus chromosome 2, DH1 v3.0, whole genome shotgun sequence genome includes a window with the following:
- the LOC135150497 gene encoding protein indeterminate-domain 7-like — protein sequence MAASSASMIENQQSADVASFGSADAASPRRNRNRPGHPNPDAEVVVLSPESLTAKNRFVCELCDKGFPREQNLQLHRRGHNLPWKLKKNTNQEVQKKVYVCPEIGCPHHDPSKALGDLTGIKKHFARKHGEKQFGCSRCHKRYAVLCDLKAHSKICGTKKYKCECGFTFSRRDNFITHRSFCDVLAQELARHTINPSPLSTAASSVLANAANPAPVSQGSAEGLLFQANHQQFASLVPVGSAFQPLPPNFPVGPFPGTKLGFPIASDSSGIHGIPAYPAPTNMFSAGFNGGANMITAPNDMDLNIHNSFSGMLMNVETSAYNVLNSAPFPQAPAPAYLHKGALTAADPNSVGMMKSMGSFSGAVKFENYEGDMGAGMHGGWAAGSNSFQDMYNVAGGYLSDQVNGPYYGGMMMTDVMMNSDGMFVGESSKNAAVQPQVSTVQTEYCDMHTRDFLGMGTAMNSFTGAGMENDGFGYGTGTARNSPDSEATLSAEAGPFVPGHPAF from the exons ATGGCTGCTTCATCTGCATCTATGATTGAGAATCAGCAGAGTGCTGATGTGGCTTCTTTTGGGAGTGCTGATGCTGCTTCTCCCAGAAGGAACCGAAACCGTCCCGGACATCCAA ATCCGGATGCTGAGGTTGTTGTGCTTTCTCCTGAATCTCTGACGGCCAAAAACCGTTTTGTATGTGAGCTGTGCGACAAGGGTTTTCCGAGGGAACAGAACTTGCAGCTGCACAGGAGAGGGCACAATCTGCCctggaagctcaagaaaaacACAAATCAAGAGGTGCAGAAGAAGGTATACGTCTGCCCTGAGATTGGATGTCCCCACCATGATCCATCAAAGGCTCTGGGAGATCTCACCGGCATTAAGAAGCATTTTGCTCGCAAACACGGTGAGAAACAATTCGGTTGCAGTAGGTGTCACAAGAGGTATGCTGTACTTTGTGACCTGAAAGCGCACAGTAAGATCTGCGGAACAAAGAAGTATAAGTGCGAGTGTGGATTTACCTTCTCTAG GCGTGATAATTTTATCACCCACCGCTCCTTTTGTGATGTCCTCGCTCAAGAGCTGGCTAGGCACACCATAAACCCCTCACCCTTGAGCACTGCTGCTTCTAGCGTTCTTGCAAATGCTGCTAACCCTGCCCCTGTTAGTCAGGGATCGGCTGAGGGTTTATTGTTTCAAGCCAACCATCAGCAATTCGCGTCTCTTGTGCCGGTTGGATCTGCTTTCCAGCCCCTGCCCCCAAATTTCCCTGTTGGTCCATTTCCGGGGACAAAGCTAGGCTTTCCTATAGCCTCTGATTCTTCTGGGATTCACGGCATTCCAGCCTACCCTGCACCAACCAACATGTTTAGTGCTGGTTTCAATGGTGGTGCTAACATGATCACTGCTCCGAATGACATGGATCTCAACATCCACAACTCATTCAGTGGTATGTTGATGAATGTGGAGACTTCTGCTTATAATGTTCTGAACAGTGCCCCGTTCCCTCAAGCTCCCGCCCCTGCGTATCTTCACAAGGGCGCACTGACTGCAGCTGATCCCAACAGTGTCGGCATGATGAAGAGTATGGGGAGCTTTTCTGGTGCAGTGAAGTTTGAAAACTACGAGGGAGATATGGGAGCTGGAATGCATGGTGGTTGGGCAGCTGGTAGCAACAGCTTTCAGGATATGTACAATGTTGCTGGGGGATACTTAAGTGATCAGGTGAATGGTCCTTATTATGGTGGAATGATGATGACTGATGTGATGATGAACTCTGATGGGATGTTTGTTGGTGAATCGAGTAAGAATGCTGCGGTGCAACCACAAGTGAGTACTGTTCAAACTGAGTATTGTGATATGCATACCAGGGATTTTCTGGGAATGGGAACTGCAATGAACAGCTTCACTGGAGCTGGAATGGAGAATGATGGCTTTGGATATGGAACTGGCACTGCGAGGAATTCGCCAGACAGTGAAGCCACCCTATCAGCTGAGGCAGGGCCTTTTGTTCCCGGCCACCCAGCTTTCTAA
- the LOC108207369 gene encoding protein indeterminate-domain 7-like yields the protein MAASSSSSMPGLGQGGELENQQSPLLQHSSGEGAIADVASLVTADAASPRSNRNRHPNPDAVVVALSPEYLTAKNRFICELCDKGFPREQNLQLHRRGHNLPWKLKKKTDQEAVQKKVYICPEIGCAHHDPARALGDLTGIKKHFARKHGEKNFSCTRCHKRRDNFITHRSFCDVPEELARHTINPSPLSIAASVVLANAANPAPVSQGSAEGLLFQANHQQFASLVPVGSAFQPLPPNFSVGPFPGTKLGFPIASDASGIHGIPAYPAPTNMFSAGFNGGAQNDMDFNIHNSFRGMLMNVETSAYNVLNSAPFPQAPSPAYLHKGAPLSGAMKFENYEGGMGAGMHDGWAGGSNGFQDMYNVNLNVGGGYLSDQVNGPYGGMMMSDVMMNSDGMFVGESSKNAVVQVQPQMSTVQTEYCDKHTRDFLGMGNLIDSLPGTGMENDGFGYGTGTATNSPASEATISAEAGPFVPGHPAF from the exons atggcTGCTTCTTCATCTTCCTCCATGCCTGGTCTGGGACAAGGCGGAGAGCTTGAGAATCAGCAGAGTCCGCTACTTCAGCATTCCTCTGGAGAAGGAGCTATTGCTGATGTGGCTTCTCTTGTGACTGCAGATGCTGCTTCTCCAAGAAGCAACCGAAACCGTCATCCAA ATCCTGATGCGGTGGTGGTTGCACTGTCTCCTGAATATCTCACGGCCAAGAACCGTTTTATCTGTGAGCTGTGTGACAAGGGATTCCCCAGGGAGCAGAATTTGCAACTCCACAGGAGGGGGCACAATCTGCCCTGGAAGCTAAAGAAAAAGACGGATCAGGAGGCCGTGCAGAAGAAGGTGTACATCTGCCCAGAAATTGGTTGTGCCCACCATGATCCAGCAAGGGCTCTTGGAGACCTGACTGGCATAAAGAAGCATTTTGCTCGAAAACATGGTGAGAAAAACTTCAGCTGCACCCGGTGTCACAAGAG GCGTGATAATTTTATCACCCACCGCTCCTTCTGTGATGTTCCTGAAGAGCTGGCTAGGCACACCATAAACCCCTCACCCTTGAGCATTGCTGCTTCTGTCGTTCTTGCAAATGCTGCTAACCCTGCCCCTGTTAGTCAGGGATCGGCTGAAGGTTTATTGTTCCAAGCCAACCATCAGCAATTCGCGTCTCTTGTGCCGGTTGGATCTGCTTTCCAGCCCCTGCCCCCAAATTTCTCTGTTGGTCCATTTCCGGGGACAAAGCTAGGCTTTCCCATAGCCTCTGATGCTTCTGGGATTCATGGCATTCCAGCCTACCCAGCCCCAACCAACATGTTTAGTGCTGGTTTCAATGGGGGTGCTCAGAACGACATGGATTTCAACATCCACAACTCATTCCGTGGTATGTTGATGAATGTGGAGACTTCTGCTTATAATGTTCTGAACAGTGCCCCATTTCCTCAAGCTCCCTCCCCTGCGTATCTTCACAAGGGCGCACCCCTTTCTGGTGCAATGAAGTTTGAAAACTACGAGGGAGGTATGGGAGCTGGAATGCATGATGGTTGGGCAGGAGGTAGCAACGGCTTTCAGGATATGTACAACGTCAATCTGAATGTTGGTGGGGGATACTTAAGTGATCAGGTGAATGGTCCTTATGGTGGAATGATGATGAGTGATGTGATGATGAACTCTGATGGGATGTTTGTTGGTGAGTCGAGTAAGAATGCTGTGGTGCAAGTGCAACCACAAATGAGTACTGTTCAAACTGAGTATTGTGATAAGCATACCAGGGATTTTCTGGGTATGGGAAACCTGATAGACAGCTTGCCTGGAACTGGAATGGAGAATGATGGCTTTGGATATGGAACTGGAACTGCGACGAATTCGCCAGCCAGTGAAGCCACCATATCAGCTGAGGCAGGGCCTTTTGTTCCCGGCCACCCAGCTTTCTAA